The following nucleotide sequence is from Salvelinus sp. IW2-2015 unplaced genomic scaffold, ASM291031v2 Un_scaffold10021, whole genome shotgun sequence.
TCAAATACTGTTGTCTGGATTATTTAGTGACCTGTCCTTTTGTATTCCCACAGGGCCTTGACCAAATTGCATATACATAAATTACAGATGACCCTATAAGAAACAGTACAGGTACCTGCATTAGCGTGACCTTTCACCTTTAACCCTGCTGTCATGGAAGACGCGATGGTGGTGCGTACGGACGGGAACTCTCTGCTCAAGGCTGTGTTCCTGAGCCGACTGCGTCTGACACGCCTGCTGCTGGAGGGAGGGGCTTACATCAATGAGAGCAACGAGCGCGGCGAGACGCCCCTGATGGTGGCGTGCAGGACGCGCCACACGGACGCACAAAGCGTGCCCAAACACAAGATGGTTCGGTACGTTAACGAGTAGGAACACCGCTCAGCAGAGCAAGAGTGTCCAAATGGGCCAGTGCATGCTTTTACTACATACAGTTAAACAGCCAAAATAGTTACACACCTGACTTAACACAGTTTGTATTGAAGACTATGATTGGATAATTAGTTAAATCAGGTGCTATGGCTGGAGCAAAATCCTGCACCAATATTATYATTAATATTGGCCACCAATGGCTTGCCGTAGTGTCCATAAGACCCTGTACCTCCTCTTCAGGTGTTTCCACAAGGTATTGATCAACATTACATCAACAGGTACCTGCTGGAGAGCGGAGCCGACCCAAATATCCAGGACAAGACCGGTAAGACGGCCCTGATGCATGCCTGTTTGGAACAGGCGGGGGCAGAGGTCCTCTCTCTACTGCTGGGGAGTGGAGCTGACCCCAGCCTGGACGACCACTCTGGCTTCTCAGCACTGGTCTATGCTGTCAACGCAGGGGAGAACGAGGCCCTGAGAGTCCTACTGGATGCCTGCAAGGCCAAGGGCAAGGAGGTAAGGATGTGGGTTTGATTCCGCTAGGAAAAGTTTGCAACYTTCTGGTAACTTCCCCAGAAATCCTGGTTTGAGGTTTCCTGCTGATCTCCTTCTGATTcctggaatcctccaaccaggacttctggaaaacctgggaattttgggaaagtaacCAGAGTTTTGCAACCCTTTCCTTGGGCCACCCATTTGCACCCTCTACTAGAAGTGGCATTAAAAAAAACCATCTGATGGCCTTTATTACaggtcatcatcatcaccacggACAAGCTGCCGTCAGGACGCCAGATGACCAAGCAGTACCTGAACGTACCCCCGCCTCCCGACCTGGAGGAGCGCCTGCACTGCACCCCTGGCTCTGCTGCCTGCTGCATGTCCCCCTCAGAGATCCAGCTCCGCACCCCTCCACAGGGCACCTCAGCCACTGCCTCACCCCAGCCAGGGAGCCCCCTCCTGGGCCTCAGGGAGCACCACCACCAGGGTGGTGGAACAAACATCTCTGGTTCTGCTGATTCTGGTTCTTCTCAGCCGGGCTCCCCGACCAGGGACCCTAACCTGTTT
It contains:
- the LOC112079875 gene encoding ankyrin repeat domain-containing protein 34B-like, producing the protein MEDAMVVRTDGNSLLKAVFLSRLRLTRLLLEGGAYINESNERGETPLMVACRTRHTDAQSVPKHKMVRYLLESGADPNIQDKTGKTALMHACLEQAGAEVLSLLLGSGADPSLDDHSGFSALVYAVNAGENEALRVLLDACKAKGKEVIIITTDKLPSGRQMTKQYLNVPPPPDLEERLHCTPGSAACCMSPSEIQLRTPPQGTSATASPQPGSPLLGLREHHHQGGGTNISGSADSGSSQPGSPTRDPNLFRGPGPGVVKLFHPQRLHSEPWLQQNKAS